In the Oryza glaberrima chromosome 6, OglaRS2, whole genome shotgun sequence genome, one interval contains:
- the LOC127776184 gene encoding uncharacterized protein LOC127776184, whose translation MAGSRGVGMGVGDPSSPSARTGAAAEEEAGAGKVKLLCSFGGRIAPRQGDGALRYVGGQMRLISVPRVASFGELMRKVEAVDDAGGAGGGGGGGVLVKYQLPGEDLDSLISVSCTEDYENMMEEYEKLAAAAPDGSAKLRVFLFPASGSEAAAAGASGSGSHLAAAVDESGQRYIDAINCVSAESVAAMRRKESVASAGSSAHNSEASEHGGAVEGMSPQAAVPPPSLPPEYLYSGGNKYPGAFPDSLGFSAVTASSPAMGIQAQNHIMVRTEPLPPQPHQVASYAPSHQPPQVASYAPHQQPQVASYAPQQQQHQQQPQVASYIPQMAQSFREPQQVQYINAQQLGVHGVPQSVNFVPVQMSPYMPSIPVTNSMPTSAAQVGTMKPASPASEPVLENVHNTRPMQATGDQSYRVLQPLSQLPPLPPVHLQTSDAHRYGVQTVMTSSASTPLVTTSGTIPMVISSATMPALRYDDCTMCQKALPHAHSDNMIQEQGTPHGVNNPDAAPVFYSLHQENVTKQHIPGATAGTPANYIVEPRSEVTAGMMQTEQNFAANNHVLQPTSFPDASGLVPNTRVTSRLAFAGNPPQPRTEDPVMYQHQQQNSYSMQPSLIPVNGVISNPQGIDASAFKNSNNQVPDPFREYGHDLPHDYVRAINAQMQGVHLGPIAPPESSVQGKPASPHGAIGDGKLEKPSHVNIGGGSIYKSQAGGYHLGITNAFSAPAEDNLVRHTEQSSSAFDSQHLHSEIGHQLNVLQNVPVSNNLGVPAKPHISNERFLARPTSAGVQVPVEHSPLRPAEMLNHVVSAPPNGNSQIPLQATAGIDSVESTRDPAYTDSLFSNQDPWNAVGNASVAPPRLNKLAKEPAVSGDPYVEGHGLAFNSSNAATLLEEGNLPLIQDRTFKDIYPEPSQMSKGYGEETIKRQLQAVAEGVAASVLQSPFPEKPTVFSGDHTDKQGAVIDPKLEDAVNNQSDKTSQGVKVLDDIDNLQIIKNSDLEELRELGSGTFGTVYHGKWRGSDVAIKRINDRCFAGKASEQERMRTDFWNEADKLASLHHPNVVAFYGVVLDGPGGSVATVTEYMANGSLRQALQRHEKIFDRRRRLLIAMDVAFGMEYLHEKNIVHFDLKSDNLLVNLRDPQHPICKVGDLGLSKVKCQTLISGGVRGTLPWMAPELLNGSSSLVSEKVDVFSFGIVMWELLTGEEPYAELHYGAIIGGIVNNTLRPPVPESCDPRWRSLMEQCWSSEPSERPSFTEVGKRLRAMATPSTKAQPQK comes from the exons ATGGCGGGGAGCAGGGGGGTGGGGATGGGAGTGGGGGATCCGAGTAGCCCGAGCGCGAGgactggggcggcggcggaggaggaggcgggggcggggaaGGTGAAGCTGCTGTGCAGCTTCGGGGGGCGGATCGCGCCGAGGCAAGGGGACGGGGCGCTGCGCTACGTCGGCGGGCAGATGCGGCTCATCTCCGTGCCGCGCGTCGCCTCGTTCGGGGAGCTCATGAggaaggtggaggcggtggacgacgcggggggagccggcggcggcggcggcggcggggtgctcGTCAAGTACCAGCTCCCCGGTGAGGACCTCGACTCGCTCATCTCCGTGTCCTGCACGGAGGACTACGAGAACATGATGGAGGAGTACGAGaagctggccgccgccgcgcccgacgGCTCCGCCAAGCTCCGGGTGTTCCTCTTCCCGGCCTCCGGgagcgaggcggccgccgcgggggcGTCCGGCTCCGGgtcgcacctcgccgccgccgtcgacgagtcGGGGCAGCGCTACATCGACGCCATCAACTGCGTCTCCGCGGAGTCCGTCGCGGCCATGCGGCGGAAGGAGAGCGTCGCCAGCGCTGGGTCATCGGCGCACAACTCCGAGGCCTCCGAGCACGGCGGTGCCGTCGAAGGTATGTCGCCGCAGgctgccgtgccgccgccttcgctTCCGCCGGAATATCTGTATTCAGGTGGGAACAAATACCCTGGCGCCTTCCCGGACTCCTTGGGATTCAGTGCCGTGACAGCTTCATCTCCGGCGATGGGTATCCAGGCACAAAATCATATCATGGTTAGAACAGAGCCattgccgccgcagccgcatcaAGTTGCCTCTTACGCGCCATCGCATCAGCCGCCACAAGTTGCTTCTTATGCGCCGCATCAACAACCACAAGTTGCCTCTTATGcaccacagcagcagcagcatcagcagcagcctcAAGTTGCTTCATACATTCCACAGATGGCGCAGTCGTTCAGGGAGCCACAGCAAGTCCAATACATCAATGCGCAGCAATTGGGTGTGCATGGTGTGCCCCAATCTGTCAATTTTGTTCCTGTGCAAATGAGCCCATATATGCCCAGCATTCCGGTGACGAACTCCATGCCAACCTCTGCCGCTCAAGTCGGCACCATGAagccagcttctccagcttcagAACCTGTTTTAGAGAACGTTCATAACACAAGGCCAATGCAAGCTACAGGTGATCAGAGTTACAGGGTGCTACAGCCACTGTCACAGCTTCCTCCTTTGCCTCCTGTGCATTTGCAGACTAGTGATGCACACAGATATGGCGTCCAGACAGTAATGACAAGTTCAGCGAGCACGCCGTTGGTGACAACCTCAGGTACAATTCCAATGGTGATTAGCTCGGCTACCATGCCTGCATTGAGGTATGATGATTGCACAATGTGCCAGAAAGCACTGCCTCATGCTCATTCGGACAACATGATCCAAGAGCAGGGCACTCCACATGGAGTGAACAATCCTGATGCTGCTCCAGTGTTTTACAGCCTCCATCAAGAGAATGTTACCAAACAACATATTCCAGGTGCAACCGCAGGAACTCCTGCTAATTACATAGTAGAGCCAAGATCTGAGGTCACGGCAGGGATGATGCAAACTGAACAAAACTTTGCTGCAAACAATCATGTACTCCAGCCAACATCATTTCCAGATGCTAGTGGATTGGTTCCAAACACCAGGGTTACTTCCAGACTAGCATTTGCGGGGAATCCACCACAGCCCCGTACTGAAGATCCTGTCATGTACCAGCATCAACAGCAGAATTCTTATAGCATGCAACCATCACTGATACCAGTAAATGGAGTTATTAGCAATCCACAAGGGATAGATGCTAGTGCATTTAAGAATTCAAATAATCAGGTACCAGACCCATTTAGAGAATATGGCCATGATCTTCCCCATGATTATGTCAGAGCTATCAATGCACAGATGCAAGGAGTTCATTTGGGACCTATTGCCCCTCCAGAATCTAGTGTGCAAGGAAAGCCTGCCAGTCCACATGGTGCTATTGGTGATGGAAAACTTGAGAAGCCATCGCATGTGAATATTGGTGGTGGTTCCATCTACAAGTCTCAAGCTGGAGGTTATCATTTGGGTATTACTAATGCCTTTTCTGCACCAGCTGAGGACAATCTTGTGAGACATACTGAACAGTCATCTTCAGCTTTTGATTCACAACATCTTCATTCTGAGATAGGCCACCAGCTAAATGTGTTACAGAATGTGCCTGTCTCAAACAACCTTGGTGTACCTGCCAAACCACATATTTCTAACGAAAGATTTCTTGCAAGACCTACTAGTGCTGGTGTTCAGGTTCCTGTTGAGCATTCTCCACTGCGACCTGCGGAAATGCTGAATCATGTGGTTTCCGCTCCCCCTAATGGCAACAGTCAAATTCCACTGCAGGCGACCGCTGGTATTGATAGTGTGGAATCCACACGTGATCCAGCTTACACAGATTCTCTATTCTCAAATCAGGATCCTTGGAATGCAGTGGGAAATGCTTCTGTAGCGCCTCCAAGACTGAATAAGTTGGCTAAGGAGCCTGCTGTTTCTGGAGATCCATATGTGGAAGGCCATGGGCTTGCCTTCAACAGTTCAAATGCTGCTACACTCTTAGAAGAAGGCAATCTTCCACTCATCCAGGACCGCACTTTTAAGGACATCTATCCTGAACCCTCTCAAATGAGCAAAg GATACGGAGAAGAAACTATTAAGCGACAGTTACAAGCTGTTGCTGAGGGTGTGGCAGCATCTGTCCTTCAGTCACCTTTCCCTGAAAAACCAACCGTATTCTCTGGTGATCACACAGATAAACAAGGAGCTGTAATTGATCCAAAATTGGAG GATGCGGTGAACAatcaatcagacaaaacaagcCAAGGAGTTAAAGTTTTAGATGATATTGATAATCTTCAG ATAATAAAGAATAGTGATCTAGAAGAATTGCGGGAACTGGGTTCTGGAACCTTTGGTACTGTTTACCATGGAAAATGGAGAGGTTCCGATGTTGCTATAAAAAGGATCAATGATCGATGCTTTGCTGGGAAGGCATCTGAGCAAGAGCGGATG AGAACTGATTTCTGGAATGAAGCTGACAAGCTTGCATCATTGCACCATCCGAATGTTGTAGCTTTCTATGGTGTTGTACTGGATGGACCAGGTGGATCTGTTGCAACAGTAACTGAATACATGGCTAATGGTTCTCTTCGACAAGCATTGCAAAGACATGAAAA GATATTTGATCGGCGTAGGCGTCTCCTGATTGCAATGGATGTTGCGTTTGgtatggagtatttgcatgagaaGAACATTGTACACTTTGACCTAAAGAGTGATAATCTGCTTGTCAATCTAAGAGATCCTCAGCACCCTATATGCAAG GTTGGTGATTTGGGCTTGTCGAAAGTTAAATGCCAGACGCTAATATCTGGTGGGGTGCGAGGAACACTTCCTTGGATGGCCCCGGAGCTGTTGAATGGAAGCAGCAGCCTTGTTTCTGAAAAG GTCGATGTTTTCTCCTTCGGAATTGTAATGTGGGAGCTGCTCACTGGTGAAGAGCCTTATGCCGAATTGCATTATGGCGCCATCATAG GCGGGATTGTAAACAACACCCTGCGCCCTCCGGTGCCCGAGTCATGCGACCCTCGGTGGAGGTCACTGATGGAGCAATGCTGGTCGTCGGAACCGTCAGAAAGACCGAGCTTCACGGAGGTTGGCAAGAGGCTACGGGCCATGGCAACCCCCTCTACCAAGGCGCAACCtcagaaatag